One window of Atribacter laminatus genomic DNA carries:
- the ddlA gene encoding D-alanine--D-alanine ligase — MKSKIKVGILFGGQSVEHEISILSAQSIYESIDKEKYDVVLIGIDKQGGWHFSDEQIFLEYNASRRLKSLTNKIDQQLALIPGRKVDFLYQLSTQEKTKPVDVVFPVLHGTNGEDGSIQGFLKLSGIPFVGAGILGSAIGMDKEVTKRLLRDADIPIPHYQVVRQVDSNRIDPLQIQAEFGLPLFIKPANLGSSVGISKVKVVDEIKPAIDIAFLYDQKILIEECILGREIECSVLGNEHPEASLPGEIKPNHEFYSYQAKYLDENGANLEVPAKLPDNLIKKIQEAALKVFQVLEIEGMARVDFFLQEDGKLLVNEVNTIPGFTQISMYPKLWEASGLSYKDLITRLIELAIERAERDQKLKTTYEEY, encoded by the coding sequence TGAATCTATTGATAAGGAAAAATACGATGTTGTACTGATTGGTATTGACAAACAAGGTGGATGGCACTTCAGTGATGAACAAATCTTTCTTGAATATAATGCAAGCCGTCGATTGAAATCTCTTACCAATAAGATCGATCAACAACTCGCGTTGATACCTGGCCGAAAGGTCGATTTTTTATACCAACTATCAACCCAGGAAAAAACAAAACCTGTTGATGTCGTATTTCCGGTATTACATGGTACCAACGGTGAGGATGGTTCAATTCAAGGTTTTTTAAAGTTATCCGGAATTCCCTTTGTTGGTGCCGGAATACTGGGATCAGCCATTGGTATGGATAAAGAGGTAACCAAACGCCTGCTTCGTGATGCTGATATTCCTATCCCTCATTATCAAGTTGTTCGTCAGGTAGATAGCAATAGAATTGATCCACTTCAAATCCAAGCCGAGTTCGGTCTTCCTCTTTTTATAAAACCAGCTAATCTGGGATCTTCAGTGGGAATTAGCAAAGTGAAAGTTGTTGATGAAATTAAGCCAGCCATCGATATAGCCTTTCTTTATGATCAAAAAATATTAATAGAAGAATGTATACTGGGCAGAGAAATCGAATGTTCAGTACTAGGAAACGAACATCCGGAAGCGTCCCTTCCGGGTGAAATTAAACCCAACCACGAATTTTATTCTTACCAAGCAAAATATCTGGATGAGAATGGTGCAAATCTTGAGGTTCCAGCCAAGTTGCCTGATAATTTAATAAAAAAAATTCAAGAAGCGGCGTTAAAAGTCTTCCAAGTACTAGAAATCGAAGGAATGGCACGTGTTGACTTTTTCTTGCAGGAGGATGGAAAACTCTTGGTAAATGAGGTGAACACTATTCCAGGGTTTACCCAGATCAGTATGTATCCCAAGCTTTGGGAAGCAAGTGGTTTATCTTATAAAGACTTAATAACTCGTCTCATCGAGTTAGCTATTGAGCGGGCAGAACGGGATCAAAAATTAAAAACCACCTATGAAGAGTATTAA
- a CDS encoding ABC transporter permease, translating into MNIFEKLQSAISNVLSNKLRSFLTMLGIIIGVAAVITMVSVGQGMRTNITSQIQSLGSNRLTVRPGFQRVPPGMGVMQRGGMNILTYDHYLGLGNSPVRGIKNIGAQASTNKVVTFGKESTRTSIIGTTPNYPVLENFKPAKGRFFSQYDLDHMTRVVVLGQTVAEDLFGNDDSSNIGKKVKIGNVSFTVIGIMEKKTSMGMDRGDQVFIPITTAQKRITGSKYLQTITVETNTIEDMDSVSDYLEAYFLRKFDNDPDKFDIMNSQDILDTVTNVTGSITLFLVIISGISLLVGGIGIMNIMLVSVTERTREIGLRKAIGAKTTDILSQFMIEASVLSLTGGLIGIILGILSSFIVSKVSSWSTTISWASIIYALGISVAVGLFFGIYPARRASQLNPITALRFE; encoded by the coding sequence ATGAACATATTTGAAAAACTTCAAAGTGCTATTTCGAATGTTTTATCCAACAAACTTCGTTCTTTTCTTACCATGTTGGGCATTATTATCGGAGTCGCAGCAGTTATCACCATGGTTTCGGTCGGTCAAGGAATGAGAACCAATATTACTTCCCAAATTCAAAGTCTGGGGTCTAATCGTTTAACAGTAAGACCTGGTTTCCAAAGGGTACCCCCTGGAATGGGAGTCATGCAAAGAGGAGGCATGAATATCCTCACTTACGACCACTATTTAGGATTAGGAAATTCCCCAGTTAGAGGAATAAAAAATATTGGGGCCCAAGCGTCAACCAACAAGGTTGTTACCTTTGGGAAGGAAAGCACCAGAACCAGCATTATAGGAACTACTCCAAATTATCCTGTGCTTGAAAATTTTAAACCAGCTAAGGGGCGTTTTTTTAGCCAATATGACCTGGATCATATGACCAGAGTCGTTGTATTGGGTCAAACGGTTGCTGAAGACCTTTTTGGCAATGATGACAGTTCCAATATTGGCAAAAAAGTAAAAATTGGAAATGTTAGCTTTACAGTTATTGGAATAATGGAGAAAAAAACCAGCATGGGCATGGATCGTGGTGATCAGGTGTTTATTCCTATTACAACAGCCCAAAAAAGAATTACGGGAAGTAAATACCTACAAACCATAACCGTAGAAACGAACACTATAGAAGATATGGATAGTGTAAGTGATTATTTGGAAGCCTATTTTCTACGAAAATTCGATAACGATCCGGATAAATTTGATATTATGAACTCACAAGATATTTTAGATACCGTTACTAACGTGACCGGTAGCATTACCCTTTTTTTAGTTATTATTTCGGGAATATCTCTCTTAGTTGGTGGCATCGGTATCATGAATATCATGTTGGTTTCGGTAACCGAGCGGACTCGGGAGATAGGATTGCGAAAAGCCATCGGAGCGAAGACCACTGATATCCTCTCCCAGTTTATGATTGAAGCTTCAGTCTTGAGTCTTACCGGTGGATTAATTGGAATAATTTTAGGAATACTGAGTTCTTTCATTGTATCCAAAGTATCCAGCTGGAGTACCACCATTTCCTGGGCTTCGATAATATATGCTCTTGGCATTTCCGTTGCCGTCGGGCTATTTTTCGGAATATATCCGGCACGCCGTGCCAGTCAACTCAATCCAATTACCGCTTTACGTTTTGAATAA
- a CDS encoding TolC family protein, producing the protein MTYRGLSKKRNSFIALLVFIGYFLVFSPFDANASDTGEKEISLTLSQVVEFALATDSQILDAQDNYKIAQSNRRLAQKEKGFNPTVQVTGDVALVGEAESNAQVSISDSIALNETSSDLANQLEQADLALSQAQNALKNAEENTKLKAITAYLEVLKAEWTAEMAQRTLEQAHTLQADIENQYQLGMASSVDLLKAKQTGERARINLEQSNQSLLFKKQQLNQMIGYPLDTPITLEKDFPYQPLDEELDQLTTHAQSDHTDLKDLLWQKEIETITLKQIERNRQAKVHLIGSYVEENYAVRFDLQSPDWVLDWKVTGQLSEGEDTFSTSAINQDPFTPSASGWGLGLEVTWIPFDGGISRERKLQQEIILAQIERKLQALPDSITLEVLDAYQLFIQSDQDTLTAQLEMQIAEETYRLQSQQYQAGFITDRTLKESELALENAKLNYQKAVYGFILSKAQLFKVAGREIVVEEL; encoded by the coding sequence ATGACATACCGAGGACTCAGCAAAAAGAGGAATAGCTTCATTGCTCTTTTGGTTTTCATCGGATATTTTCTGGTCTTTTCTCCTTTTGATGCCAATGCCAGTGATACTGGAGAAAAGGAAATCAGCTTGACCCTATCCCAGGTAGTCGAATTCGCCCTTGCTACTGATAGCCAGATCCTGGATGCCCAGGATAACTATAAAATTGCCCAGTCGAATCGCCGTCTTGCTCAAAAGGAAAAAGGGTTCAACCCCACCGTTCAAGTCACTGGAGATGTAGCCTTGGTTGGAGAGGCAGAATCAAATGCTCAGGTTTCAATCAGTGATTCGATTGCCTTGAATGAGACCTCCAGTGATCTTGCCAACCAATTGGAGCAAGCTGACCTTGCCCTCAGCCAAGCCCAGAATGCTCTCAAGAATGCCGAAGAGAATACCAAACTGAAAGCCATCACCGCTTACCTGGAAGTTCTCAAAGCTGAATGGACCGCCGAGATGGCCCAGCGAACCCTTGAACAAGCTCACACTCTCCAGGCTGATATAGAAAACCAGTACCAATTAGGAATGGCCTCATCGGTGGATCTGCTCAAGGCCAAACAAACCGGAGAAAGGGCCCGGATCAACCTCGAGCAATCCAACCAAAGTTTGCTTTTCAAGAAACAGCAGCTCAATCAAATGATCGGGTACCCTCTCGACACCCCAATCACTCTCGAGAAGGATTTTCCCTACCAGCCACTGGATGAAGAATTGGATCAGTTAACCACCCACGCTCAATCTGACCATACTGACCTCAAGGACTTGCTCTGGCAAAAAGAAATCGAGACCATCACCTTGAAGCAGATTGAACGGAACCGTCAAGCCAAAGTTCATCTCATTGGATCCTATGTTGAAGAAAACTATGCGGTCCGGTTTGACCTACAAAGCCCCGATTGGGTCCTGGATTGGAAGGTCACCGGTCAGCTCTCAGAAGGGGAGGATACCTTCTCAACCAGCGCCATCAATCAAGACCCTTTTACTCCTTCGGCATCCGGCTGGGGACTGGGGTTAGAAGTAACCTGGATTCCCTTTGATGGGGGGATCTCCCGAGAACGAAAACTACAACAGGAAATCATCCTGGCCCAAATCGAGAGAAAGCTGCAGGCTCTGCCTGATTCCATCACCCTTGAGGTATTGGATGCCTACCAGCTCTTCATCCAATCCGATCAGGACACTCTCACCGCTCAGTTAGAAATGCAAATCGCTGAAGAAACCTACCGACTCCAATCCCAGCAGTATCAGGCTGGTTTTATCACCGACCGAACCCTCAAGGAGAGTGAATTGGCTCTGGAGAATGCCAAACTCAATTACCAGAAGGCGGTCTATGGGTTTATCCTCTCGAAGGCGCAGCTCTTCAAGGTGGCTGGGAGGGAGATTGTGGTTGAAGAGTTGTAG
- a CDS encoding TolC family protein, producing MSSKNKNKKKPYRPFMFGMVILSFILLMTLITFANETKKTPLTLSEAVKIALENGNDMKKALFELKKSELTYQQTKADLLLNPSILSELSNQTALLVAQRNYEITRSSQVQVVEEAYYNILKLQRLVALAQENINRSQKQLENVRAKYSLGMVAQIDVISAEYELSKAQSDRLNAESNLQIAKMNFNQLLGRDLNIPVELTSELTFNPSVVDLKQSTDYALTHRLEIKKAEDEVALKTKEVQVNTNDYTPLLNQKKSQVDLEISKVSLKSIQNNILIELQQNYESLKTTERNVPLQEKNLTKANEYLKIAEARFDAGAITSIELIDARNDAYEAENAYLQAVFDYNVAMSKFYNSLGMSLEERMKAFPYDGSKPASQEQPTE from the coding sequence ATGTCTTCAAAAAATAAGAATAAGAAAAAACCGTATCGCCCTTTCATGTTTGGAATGGTAATCTTGTCTTTCATTTTGCTTATGACTTTAATAACCTTTGCCAATGAAACTAAAAAAACCCCTCTGACTCTTTCAGAAGCAGTTAAAATTGCCTTAGAGAATGGAAATGATATGAAAAAAGCTCTATTTGAGCTAAAAAAGAGTGAATTGACCTATCAACAAACCAAAGCAGATTTACTTCTAAATCCATCTATTTTAAGCGAGCTATCCAATCAAACCGCACTTTTGGTTGCTCAACGCAACTATGAAATCACTCGTTCCAGTCAGGTACAAGTCGTAGAAGAAGCTTATTACAATATCCTCAAACTCCAAAGGTTGGTTGCCTTAGCTCAAGAAAACATTAACCGTTCTCAAAAACAATTAGAAAATGTAAGAGCTAAATATTCATTAGGAATGGTTGCCCAAATTGATGTCATCTCGGCGGAATATGAATTGTCAAAAGCTCAATCCGATCGCTTGAATGCAGAAAGTAATTTACAAATTGCCAAAATGAATTTTAACCAGCTTTTAGGAAGAGATTTAAACATTCCGGTTGAATTAACCAGTGAGTTGACATTTAATCCCTCAGTCGTTGATTTGAAACAAAGCACAGACTACGCCCTAACCCACCGTTTAGAGATAAAAAAAGCCGAAGATGAAGTTGCTTTAAAAACCAAGGAAGTCCAAGTTAATACCAATGACTATACTCCTCTTCTTAACCAAAAGAAATCACAAGTTGATTTAGAAATTTCGAAAGTAAGCCTAAAAAGCATTCAAAATAACATACTTATCGAATTACAGCAAAATTACGAATCGTTAAAAACTACCGAACGCAATGTTCCTTTGCAAGAAAAGAATTTAACCAAAGCTAACGAATATCTTAAAATCGCTGAAGCTCGTTTCGATGCCGGAGCCATTACCAGCATCGAACTCATCGATGCTCGAAATGATGCCTATGAAGCCGAAAATGCCTATTTACAAGCGGTTTTTGATTACAATGTAGCCATGTCGAAATTTTATAATTCTTTAGGAATGTCTCTTGAAGAACGGATGAAGGCATTCCCTTATGACGGATCAAAACCAGCTTCTCAGGAACAACCAACAGAATAA
- a CDS encoding ABC transporter ATP-binding protein, giving the protein MNEKTNSPVIDVRKLGKIYFLESIQVNGLTNVTFQIYPGDFISIMGPSGSGKSTLMNILGCLDTPTSGQYFLDQEEVSHLEENQLAMIRNRKIGFVFQSFNLLPKLNAFQNVELPLLYAGIPKTKRCEIVNPLLEKVGLSQRKFHRPNQLSGGQIQRVAIARALANNPSIVLADEPTGNLDTRSGEEVLEVFQNLNEQGKTIILVTHEPDVAFHSKRILRFCDGQLEKEESVDDPTQAEEVLQMAKENLEAI; this is encoded by the coding sequence ATGAACGAAAAAACCAATTCACCAGTTATTGACGTTAGGAAATTAGGGAAAATCTACTTTTTGGAATCAATTCAAGTCAATGGCTTAACCAATGTTACATTCCAGATTTATCCGGGTGATTTTATCTCAATAATGGGACCTTCTGGTTCAGGAAAATCAACCCTGATGAATATTTTAGGATGTCTAGATACACCCACCAGTGGCCAATATTTTCTTGATCAGGAAGAGGTATCCCACCTTGAAGAAAACCAGTTGGCAATGATTCGTAATCGTAAAATCGGTTTTGTTTTTCAGAGTTTCAATCTTTTGCCAAAATTAAACGCTTTTCAAAATGTTGAACTTCCACTCCTTTATGCCGGCATCCCTAAAACCAAAAGATGCGAAATAGTGAATCCTCTCTTGGAAAAGGTGGGGCTTAGCCAAAGAAAATTTCATCGTCCGAATCAACTTTCTGGAGGCCAAATTCAACGAGTTGCAATCGCTCGTGCTCTGGCTAATAATCCATCAATCGTCCTTGCCGATGAACCAACCGGTAACTTGGATACTCGATCCGGGGAAGAAGTTTTGGAAGTTTTTCAAAATTTAAATGAACAAGGAAAGACCATTATATTAGTCACTCACGAACCGGATGTTGCTTTTCATTCCAAACGGATACTCCGATTTTGTGATGGGCAACTAGAAAAGGAAGAATCCGTTGATGATCCGACTCAAGCAGAAGAAGTTCTCCAGATGGCAAAAGAAAACTTGGAGGCAATATAA
- a CDS encoding efflux RND transporter periplasmic adaptor subunit, with the protein MNKSKKMVLVSIVLIFILTLIISLFIFNKSHSTQAQDISIPTIQVIEGTIRETIEAEGSLAPSETVNVKSKEDGYKVEVVLIGEGDSVTKGQELVKLDVSDYEANLKRAEAELLSAQTKLKKLIEGATELEITQAKTTLEQAQLNHENAQIQFERNQKLFESGAVSQRELNESQNQMEIYKQNVISAQKQLDNLLDGSDQDDIKVARAQLAQAEANVVDAQKKIEYGTITSPIDGVAIDVSVEKEDVVTQAKTLITIGNLDQMKALVAFNEIDIPKIKTGAKAEITLDAFPGEIIKGEVSFISLKSQVIDNIVTYEGEIIIPNSDRRLYPGMTVDATIIVNQSENTLLLPLEVLIEEEGKTFVLIPGSQKEPGKIFIKVGLRNDEFFEILEGLKKDQEVMIPSVNIQNSLPNRGLMGMGGPPPTGM; encoded by the coding sequence ATGAATAAAAGTAAAAAAATGGTTCTGGTTTCCATTGTACTTATTTTTATACTCACATTAATTATTTCCCTTTTCATTTTCAATAAGTCTCATTCTACTCAGGCCCAAGACATAAGCATCCCCACCATTCAGGTAATCGAAGGAACAATACGAGAAACCATTGAAGCCGAGGGTAGTTTGGCTCCCTCTGAAACAGTAAATGTAAAATCAAAAGAGGATGGTTACAAGGTTGAAGTTGTCTTGATTGGAGAAGGAGATTCGGTCACTAAAGGACAAGAGCTAGTAAAGCTTGATGTTAGCGATTATGAAGCCAATCTAAAAAGAGCCGAGGCCGAGCTCTTATCAGCTCAGACTAAACTCAAAAAACTTATAGAGGGAGCTACCGAATTAGAAATCACCCAGGCAAAAACGACTCTTGAACAAGCTCAATTAAATCATGAAAATGCTCAAATCCAATTCGAAAGAAACCAAAAACTTTTCGAGAGTGGCGCCGTTTCACAACGAGAGCTTAACGAAAGTCAAAACCAAATGGAAATTTATAAACAAAACGTTATATCTGCTCAAAAACAACTTGATAATCTTTTAGATGGTTCAGATCAAGACGATATTAAAGTTGCCCGAGCTCAGTTAGCCCAAGCAGAAGCTAACGTTGTTGATGCCCAAAAAAAGATTGAATATGGAACCATTACCTCGCCGATTGACGGTGTTGCCATAGATGTTTCAGTAGAGAAAGAGGATGTTGTTACCCAAGCTAAGACCCTAATTACGATTGGAAATTTAGATCAAATGAAAGCACTGGTAGCATTCAATGAAATTGATATTCCCAAAATAAAAACCGGTGCAAAAGCAGAAATTACTCTCGATGCTTTTCCTGGTGAAATAATCAAGGGAGAGGTGTCTTTCATTTCCTTGAAGTCACAAGTTATTGATAATATCGTAACCTATGAAGGAGAAATTATAATCCCCAATTCAGATAGAAGGCTCTATCCAGGAATGACTGTCGATGCAACTATCATTGTAAATCAAAGTGAAAACACCTTATTGCTCCCCTTAGAAGTACTGATAGAGGAAGAAGGAAAAACCTTTGTTCTTATTCCAGGATCACAGAAAGAACCTGGCAAAATCTTTATAAAAGTTGGTTTAAGAAATGATGAATTTTTTGAGATATTAGAAGGTCTTAAAAAAGATCAGGAAGTAATGATTCCTTCTGTAAATATTCAAAATTCTTTACCCAATCGAGGACTGATGGGTATGGGTGGTCCACCCCCCACTGGAATGTAA
- a CDS encoding IS481 family transposase: MPWTEVHKVDLRQELIYRYLNKEKVTDLCREYGISRKTAYKFIHRFQAFGLDGLKDQSRRPHHLAGQTDALTEQMILDTKFKHPSWGAKKLKPALERQYPDIVFPAISTISAILSRHGLVRSHPRRLRRSVPTSQLRTSHEPNEIWCVDFKGQFRTQDRKYCYPLTITDHYSRYLLACEALSSPSIQESLPVFKECFSTYGLPQVIRSDNGSPFASLHSPFGLTQLSVWLVKLGIILERIDPGHPEQNSRHERMHRTLKEEACQKPATNLFTQQDRFETFKTIYNTVRPHEAINQETPASWYHKSDRPYPKTLSDCEYPHHTLTRKVDSSGRISLYGNRLIRISKVFAGELLGFKDYTHSWLVSFSTYDIGIIDKKTLTFESTEIQDD; this comes from the coding sequence ATGCCATGGACGGAGGTACACAAAGTGGATCTCAGACAAGAATTGATTTATCGTTATCTCAACAAGGAAAAGGTGACAGATTTGTGTCGAGAATATGGAATCTCTCGAAAAACCGCCTATAAGTTTATTCATCGTTTTCAAGCCTTTGGTTTGGATGGACTTAAAGATCAATCCCGACGTCCTCATCACCTGGCGGGTCAAACTGATGCCCTGACCGAGCAAATGATTCTGGATACCAAATTCAAGCATCCCAGTTGGGGAGCTAAAAAGCTCAAGCCCGCCTTGGAAAGACAGTATCCCGATATTGTCTTTCCAGCAATCAGTACCATCAGTGCCATCTTATCTCGCCATGGACTGGTGAGATCACACCCTCGTCGATTGAGAAGAAGTGTGCCAACCAGTCAACTTCGAACCAGCCATGAACCCAATGAGATCTGGTGTGTCGACTTTAAAGGACAATTTCGAACCCAAGATCGGAAATACTGTTATCCTTTAACCATCACCGATCACTATAGCCGGTATCTCCTTGCCTGTGAAGCTCTTTCCTCTCCCAGCATTCAAGAATCCCTTCCGGTCTTCAAAGAGTGCTTTTCCACATATGGTCTTCCCCAGGTGATCCGCAGTGATAACGGGAGTCCCTTTGCTTCTCTTCACTCTCCCTTTGGACTCACTCAACTCTCGGTGTGGTTAGTGAAACTCGGCATCATCTTAGAGCGCATTGATCCGGGACATCCAGAACAAAATAGCCGTCATGAACGGATGCACCGCACCTTAAAAGAAGAGGCCTGTCAAAAACCAGCCACCAATCTTTTCACCCAACAAGACCGCTTTGAAACCTTTAAAACCATCTATAACACCGTACGACCCCATGAAGCAATCAACCAAGAAACCCCAGCTTCCTGGTACCACAAAAGTGACCGGCCCTATCCAAAAACCTTAAGTGATTGTGAATATCCTCATCATACGCTCACTCGTAAAGTCGATTCCTCAGGACGGATTTCTCTTTATGGCAACCGTCTGATCAGAATCAGTAAAGTCTTTGCTGGTGAACTTCTCGGATTCAAAGACTATACTCATTCCTGGTTAGTTAGTTTCTCTACCTATGATATTGGTATAATTGATAAAAAGACCCTTACTTTTGAATCAACGGAGATTCAAGATGATTAA
- a CDS encoding response regulator transcription factor, with protein sequence MKYIIYLVEDEENLNQLLTSYLKKEGWEVYSFLNGSEAHNNITKKPHLWILDIMLPDIDGYQIIREIKAFSPDIPVIFISARDADLDRIVGLEMGSDDYLPKPFLPRELVIRCRKILERTYEKSLNATSENYIHLPPYTINTDTRSVHKEKQLIELTSKEFDLLCIFAENPGKAFTREQIIEQVWGIDYYGTDRVVDDLLRRLRKKTPEIRIETIYGFGYRLVSS encoded by the coding sequence ATGAAGTATATTATTTATTTAGTCGAAGATGAAGAAAATCTGAACCAACTTTTAACTTCCTACCTAAAAAAAGAGGGATGGGAAGTCTATTCATTTCTTAACGGAAGCGAAGCCCATAATAATATCACCAAAAAACCTCACCTGTGGATACTGGATATTATGTTACCTGATATCGACGGCTATCAAATTATTCGAGAAATCAAAGCTTTTTCCCCGGATATACCGGTTATTTTCATTTCTGCTCGCGATGCCGATCTTGACCGAATAGTTGGGTTAGAAATGGGGAGCGATGATTACCTTCCCAAGCCTTTTCTTCCTCGGGAATTGGTGATTCGATGTCGAAAAATTTTAGAAAGAACTTATGAAAAAAGCCTCAATGCAACATCAGAAAACTATATCCATCTCCCTCCTTATACCATTAATACTGACACCAGAAGCGTTCATAAAGAAAAACAACTCATCGAGTTGACTTCGAAGGAATTTGATCTCCTGTGTATTTTTGCCGAAAATCCTGGAAAGGCTTTTACTCGTGAGCAAATCATTGAGCAGGTTTGGGGGATTGATTATTACGGAACCGATCGAGTTGTTGATGACTTACTGCGGCGCCTTCGCAAAAAAACCCCTGAAATCCGAATTGAAACAATATACGGATTCGGTTATCGATTGGTATCATCATGA
- a CDS encoding sensor histidine kinase: MMMKNLPLAIQIWLIFALLIIVVTVALLLIIPFSLDRFFINEIYANIENGQDTFQSGEIWQFPRNLPPIVNDEADQNIRTVRHLLFNNDKQIFPPNPLPRSVLENFIKIAQSQEMDLQRYQEVIRGNRMFYVIRRISSPTGNFYLLSYMWDSYRQNLVRTLFRQLSWVMGMVFVLSWIPAIILAQYLTKPLVFLEKHVSQIAKQNWEEPVVIQREDEIGRLAKSIDVLRNRLIRQNEIQQNSLQNISHALKTPVMVIRSYAQSILDGIFPKGNLEASVLVIDQEAERLQKRNRDLLYLTKLDVLNTINQSQDQYRLDELIIDVMNRFQVRRKDIKWITDLEDTNYSGDYEQWTVALENLLDNQVRYAHNTISISLKAQPNSQILIQVGNDGPPIEEKTMKTLFEKFHPGMKGEFGLGLSITARIIKLHGGTISVANQEKGVAFSILIPAQKS, from the coding sequence ATGATGATGAAAAACCTGCCACTCGCCATTCAAATTTGGTTGATTTTTGCCCTTTTAATCATTGTTGTAACAGTAGCTTTGCTTTTAATTATTCCTTTTTCATTGGATCGTTTTTTTATTAATGAAATTTATGCCAACATTGAGAACGGTCAGGATACTTTTCAATCAGGAGAAATTTGGCAATTTCCCAGAAATTTACCTCCTATTGTAAATGATGAAGCCGACCAAAACATTCGAACGGTACGACACCTTTTGTTTAACAACGATAAACAAATATTCCCGCCCAATCCACTACCAAGATCGGTATTAGAAAACTTTATAAAAATAGCTCAATCACAAGAAATGGATTTACAACGATATCAAGAAGTCATAAGAGGAAACCGCATGTTTTACGTAATACGCCGAATTTCCTCACCAACGGGTAATTTTTATTTACTTTCCTATATGTGGGATAGTTATCGCCAAAACTTGGTCCGTACCCTGTTCCGTCAGCTTTCTTGGGTGATGGGGATGGTATTTGTTCTAAGCTGGATTCCGGCCATTATATTAGCCCAATATCTCACTAAACCTTTGGTTTTTTTGGAAAAACATGTCAGTCAAATAGCCAAACAAAACTGGGAAGAGCCAGTCGTCATTCAACGAGAGGATGAAATTGGTCGCCTGGCGAAGTCAATCGATGTTTTAAGAAATCGTTTAATTAGACAAAATGAGATACAACAAAATTCCTTGCAAAACATTTCCCACGCCCTCAAAACTCCGGTAATGGTCATAAGGAGCTACGCTCAGTCAATTCTTGATGGAATCTTTCCTAAAGGAAATCTGGAGGCTTCGGTTTTAGTAATCGACCAAGAAGCTGAGCGTTTACAAAAAAGAAATCGGGATCTTTTATATCTAACTAAACTTGACGTCCTTAACACTATTAATCAATCTCAAGACCAGTATCGACTTGATGAACTGATCATAGATGTCATGAACCGTTTCCAAGTAAGAAGAAAGGATATCAAGTGGATTACTGATCTTGAGGATACGAACTATTCCGGTGATTATGAACAGTGGACTGTGGCCCTGGAAAATTTATTGGATAATCAAGTCCGATATGCTCATAATACCATATCAATTTCACTCAAGGCTCAGCCCAACTCCCAAATTCTCATCCAGGTTGGAAATGATGGACCTCCAATCGAAGAAAAGACTATGAAAACACTTTTTGAGAAATTCCATCCTGGCATGAAAGGCGAGTTTGGACTCGGTCTATCTATAACTGCAAGGATCATTAAACTCCATGGTGGTACCATATCGGTTGCTAATCAGGAAAAGGGTGTTGCCTTCTCTATTTTAATTCCAGCTCAAAAATCATGA